A window from Acropora palmata chromosome 14, jaAcrPala1.3, whole genome shotgun sequence encodes these proteins:
- the LOC141865902 gene encoding uncharacterized protein LOC141865902, giving the protein MSILPYQLEPEYSSSEEIEDHVSDSEEEEIGDLELPSGENRATHTSWCLCERCAVMPTKKECVCCKEIAFLSKVMKGLSCITEHESFPAVCLNREVLWTALVSLHDRESAGLPRREQLPTSLLV; this is encoded by the exons ATGTCAATCCTACCATATCAACTTGAGCCCGAGTATTCTTCAAGCGAAGAAATAGAAGACCACGTAAGTGATtcagaggaagaagaaatagGCGATCTGGAATTGCCCAGTGGCGAAAATCGAGCAACACATACTTCTTGGTGCCTGTGTGAAAGATGTGCTGTCATGCCGACTAAAAAGGAATGTGTTTGCTGCAAAGAAATCGCTTTCCTGTCGAAAGTAATGAAAg GATTATCTTGCATAACTGAGCATGAAAGTTTTCCGGCAGTTTGCCTAAACAGAGAAGTCTTGTGGACAGCCTTGGTTAGTCTTCACGATCGAGAGAGCGCTGGACTTCCTCGCAGGGAACAATTGCCCACCAG CCTCCTCGTTTAG